A part of Maridesulfovibrio hydrothermalis AM13 = DSM 14728 genomic DNA contains:
- a CDS encoding ABC transporter substrate-binding protein — MLEAHGASRILASFHDIVPNWIFTGLYFNDDYLAKHPDIVRKFLVGLTKSFDFVTNHEMEARKHLPKYTKVPEDICMICALRELQPAEPIARLNEQQELMVGYGFVKELHDLSPMIDYSYLPEGYRK, encoded by the coding sequence ATGCTGGAAGCGCATGGTGCCAGCCGGATTTTAGCCTCATTTCATGACATCGTTCCTAATTGGATTTTCACAGGTCTGTATTTTAACGATGACTACCTGGCAAAACATCCGGATATTGTCCGTAAGTTTTTGGTCGGTTTAACAAAATCTTTTGACTTTGTAACAAACCACGAGATGGAAGCTCGCAAACATCTTCCAAAATATACCAAGGTTCCAGAAGATATATGTATGATTTGCGCTCTTAGAGAATTGCAGCCGGCAGAACCCATAGCTCGTTTAAATGAGCAGCAGGAATTGATGGTCGGGTACGGTTTTGTAAAGGAGCTACATGATCTCAGTCCCATGATAGATTATTCATATCTGCCGGAGGGGTATCGCAAATGA
- a CDS encoding 7TM diverse intracellular signaling domain-containing protein, with protein MFSAYFKKLFISASILLLILLCGCERNVDAVGIHAVQGRLDLSNWDFEQKGPAHLDGEWEFYSNQVDATQSFDNFPEGVNKDFFPIPSLWKGRTAQGVTLAKQGQGVYRLNVKLPPDSGERSLYISGVLSVCRVLVNGKEIAFSGTIGKDRQSEIPNRHFLTPVFSPVNGYADIVLEVSNFHNQEGGINSSILLGSTEQIQDLINYRHISGAIIGGALLIMGIYHLVIFMMRRSNRENLYFGLFCLVWCTSTVFNPSSAFLVTRFFTMDWGWYVKICLLPAGLAIPLLLLFYNSLFPQKYGQKINRVYSVIGGLYLLYILIAPPGAYSSVVFAYFIISRTAYIYLFACFINDLRKRRKGAVYLAPGYLAIVCAELDEIFFDMNIFSSVDFAPFGTFIFIVSYSLFMSARFAETLSSCEKMSGELKVWKKNEHDHKMVHARLSGMLDSVDEAILAVNRDLVIDFCNNAFESLSGFSAETIHGQKFDEMIHANGHHGEDDFVQYLRNEASAGKAAKLDNIKFPVAGGDSVQSCISIRPMKVGSETIYVLVIRRKVRRLDRRQLAVKVMNDSIECWEKGTGRDKAGLAVDSGIWNVYLEKDGYARTQTLDRYLCAETLPLRPRWKNIYATAEFVLVNCTQQTDCYSELEKSIIRLKKCRD; from the coding sequence ATGTTCAGTGCTTATTTTAAGAAGTTATTCATATCTGCATCAATCCTTCTCCTGATACTTCTTTGTGGATGTGAAAGGAATGTCGATGCTGTCGGTATTCATGCTGTTCAAGGCCGTCTAGACCTTTCTAATTGGGATTTTGAGCAGAAAGGTCCGGCACATCTTGATGGAGAATGGGAATTCTATTCGAATCAAGTTGATGCTACTCAGAGTTTTGATAATTTTCCGGAAGGCGTTAATAAAGATTTTTTCCCGATTCCTTCACTCTGGAAAGGCAGGACCGCACAGGGGGTTACTCTGGCTAAACAGGGGCAGGGGGTATATCGCCTGAATGTTAAACTGCCTCCGGATTCAGGTGAAAGATCGTTATATATTTCCGGCGTGCTTTCTGTCTGTCGTGTTCTGGTGAACGGGAAGGAAATTGCTTTTTCGGGAACGATTGGCAAAGACCGTCAAAGCGAAATTCCGAACAGGCATTTTCTGACTCCTGTTTTTTCTCCTGTGAACGGATATGCTGATATTGTTCTGGAGGTTTCCAACTTTCATAATCAGGAAGGAGGAATTAATTCCAGTATACTGCTCGGCAGCACTGAACAGATTCAGGATTTGATAAATTATCGTCATATCTCCGGTGCGATCATCGGCGGGGCGCTTTTAATTATGGGGATTTATCACCTCGTAATATTCATGATGCGCAGATCCAACAGGGAGAATCTTTATTTTGGTCTGTTTTGTCTTGTCTGGTGTACATCCACGGTTTTCAATCCGTCTTCGGCTTTTCTCGTTACCAGATTCTTCACTATGGACTGGGGCTGGTATGTTAAAATATGTCTGCTTCCTGCGGGACTTGCAATCCCTCTGCTGTTACTTTTTTACAATTCACTTTTTCCTCAGAAATATGGGCAGAAAATTAACAGGGTATACAGCGTCATTGGCGGATTATACCTTTTGTACATTCTGATTGCTCCGCCCGGTGCTTATTCTTCTGTTGTTTTTGCATACTTTATTATCAGCAGAACTGCTTATATTTATCTTTTTGCATGTTTTATAAATGACCTGCGCAAAAGGAGGAAAGGGGCAGTCTATCTTGCTCCCGGATATCTGGCGATTGTTTGCGCTGAACTTGATGAAATCTTTTTTGACATGAATATATTCAGCTCAGTAGATTTTGCTCCGTTCGGCACGTTCATTTTTATTGTTTCATACTCACTTTTCATGTCAGCCAGATTTGCTGAAACATTATCCAGCTGTGAAAAGATGTCAGGGGAACTTAAGGTCTGGAAAAAGAATGAACATGATCATAAAATGGTTCATGCGCGCCTTTCAGGAATGCTCGATTCTGTAGATGAGGCTATTTTAGCTGTAAACCGTGATCTGGTGATTGATTTTTGCAACAATGCTTTTGAAAGTTTGAGCGGATTTTCAGCGGAGACTATTCATGGGCAGAAGTTTGACGAAATGATTCATGCAAACGGCCATCATGGGGAAGATGATTTTGTACAATATCTGCGTAACGAGGCATCAGCAGGAAAGGCGGCAAAACTTGATAATATTAAGTTTCCCGTTGCAGGTGGTGACAGTGTGCAGTCCTGTATCTCTATCCGCCCGATGAAAGTGGGAAGTGAAACTATCTATGTGCTAGTAATCAGACGTAAAGTCAGGCGGCTTGATAGAAGGCAGCTTGCTGTGAAAGTTATGAATGATTCCATAGAATGCTGGGAAAAAGGCACTGGAAGAGACAAAGCAGGTTTGGCTGTTGATTCAGGTATTTGGAATGTATATTTGGAAAAGGACGGGTACGCCCGGACCCAAACCCTTGATCGTTATCTCTGCGCAGAAACTCTCCCTTTGCGTCCGCGCTGGAAAAATATTTATGCAACAGCAGAGTTTGTTCTTGTCAATTGTACCCAGCAAACAGACTGCTATTCAGAACTCGAAAAAAGCATTATCCGGCTAAAAAAATGTCGTGACTGA
- a CDS encoding ABC transporter substrate-binding protein — protein sequence MSVERKLCTILCMIGLLCIGAFPALAGDDLPTIKIVHGRTIDNIALYVGVEEGFFKEAGINVELIHVKGEQNVLAGVLRGDIDVGEISLSSLCKLAKKDIPIKIVSWNGHAHAKTKCGIHVGVDTKYKTLKDIKGLRIATSGSIGAKTLLRRAVELGDYEMKDIRPLWGGRPDNPMQHEAALRSGGVDAFIV from the coding sequence ATGAGCGTTGAGAGGAAACTCTGTACCATCCTCTGCATGATCGGTCTCCTGTGTATAGGAGCCTTTCCGGCATTGGCCGGTGATGATTTGCCGACAATTAAGATTGTTCATGGCAGAACAATTGATAATATTGCCCTCTATGTCGGCGTAGAGGAGGGGTTTTTTAAAGAAGCCGGAATCAATGTTGAACTGATTCACGTCAAGGGAGAGCAAAACGTCCTTGCCGGAGTCCTGCGCGGAGATATCGATGTGGGGGAGATTTCCTTATCTTCCCTGTGCAAGCTGGCTAAAAAAGATATCCCCATAAAAATTGTTTCATGGAACGGACATGCCCATGCCAAAACAAAATGTGGAATTCATGTCGGCGTAGACACTAAATACAAAACTCTTAAAGACATAAAAGGGTTACGAATTGCCACCAGTGGCAGTATCGGAGCAAAAACACTGCTTCGCCGTGCTGTCGAACTTGGTGATTATGAGATGAAAGATATTCGTCCTCTCTGGGGCGGTCGTCCGGACAACCCGATGCAGCATGAAGCTGCTCTGCGCTCAGGGGGCGTGGATGCATTTATTGTCTGA
- a CDS encoding ABC transporter permease: MSSSIDQNVTAPKVNLLLDFFKKFTDYFSQINCRKVLSPIAVLLIWELVARLGWVQSWFLPAPTKVLETLWEITQSGVLLGHACSSMKRAVVGYSLAAVVGVSLGLLIAWSQLLEDIFDPLIELLRPLSTFALIPIFFLWFGIGETSKIMIIFKSCFFPIALNTIAGIKGVDSKLINAARSLGANKIQLWIHVLIPAALPTIMTGLRISTALSMMSLVGVEMLSSDSGLGFMVIDAQRTFDTELVFAGIMVLSIIGFSLDRIARLVERKMLGWHVETSLGGA; this comes from the coding sequence GTGAGCAGTTCAATAGATCAAAATGTTACAGCTCCAAAAGTAAATTTACTTTTAGATTTTTTTAAGAAATTTACTGATTATTTTTCGCAAATAAACTGCCGGAAAGTACTTTCTCCCATTGCCGTTCTGCTTATCTGGGAACTGGTCGCCCGGCTGGGCTGGGTTCAGAGCTGGTTTTTGCCTGCCCCGACTAAAGTTTTGGAAACTTTATGGGAGATTACACAATCAGGAGTTCTTTTGGGGCATGCATGCTCAAGCATGAAGCGGGCTGTTGTGGGATATTCCCTTGCCGCTGTTGTCGGGGTAAGTCTCGGCCTTCTTATTGCGTGGTCTCAGTTGCTGGAAGATATCTTTGATCCTCTCATTGAGTTGCTCAGACCTCTCTCCACTTTTGCCCTTATTCCGATTTTTTTCCTCTGGTTCGGTATCGGGGAAACTTCTAAAATAATGATCATTTTCAAGTCATGCTTTTTCCCTATTGCGCTTAATACAATAGCAGGGATCAAAGGAGTTGATTCCAAACTGATCAACGCCGCAAGATCTCTCGGGGCAAATAAGATTCAGCTTTGGATTCATGTCCTGATTCCTGCCGCTTTACCGACAATTATGACCGGACTGCGCATTTCTACTGCCCTTTCAATGATGTCTCTGGTCGGGGTGGAAATGCTTTCAAGTGATTCAGGTCTCGGGTTTATGGTCATTGATGCTCAGAGAACTTTTGATACAGAACTTGTTTTTGCCGGAATCATGGTTTTATCGATTATCGGTTTTTCACTGGATCGTATTGCCCGGCTGGTTGAACGAAAGATGCTCGGCTGGCATGTGGAAACGTCTTTAGGAGGAGCTTAA